The Muribaculum intestinale genome includes the window GCCGACCGGCCGCTCACTAACGCCACCAACGCACTTGCCGGACTGGCTTCAGGCCTTACTGTCACAAATGCCGGAGGAAATACTCCCGGCTACGAGGCGCAGACAATACGCGTGCGCGGACAAGGCACTCTTAACGACGCCGCACCGCTCGTGGTGGTCGACGGAATGACCGGCATAGCCATCAGCGATGTAAATCCACAGGATATCGAGAATATATCCATCCTCAAGGATGCCGCATCATCGGCTATCTACGGCTCAAGAGCAGCCAACGGCGTAATACTCATAACCACACGACAAGGCATGGAGTCACGTCCAAGTGTGACATACAGCGGCAACATTTCATTTGAGACAGTAGCCAAACGCCTCAACCTCGTGACCGACTATGCCGATTTCATGGAGATTCAGAATGCCGGTCTGATAGCCAACGGACAGGCACCGCGTTTCTCACAAGGCAAAATCGACGAATGGCGCAACGACGCCGGCCGCAATCCCACCATATATCCCAACACCGACTGGCACGACCACATATACCGCAACCCCTCGGTGGTGCAGAACCATAATGTATCCCTCACCGGAGGGAGCAAGCGCGTACGCTACAACATGTCGTTCGGATATGTCGACAATCCGGGCATGATATACCACACCGACTACTCCCGCTACCAGCTGCGCACCAATCTGGAAGTCAACGTAAAGCCGTGGCTCACAATAGGCACCAACCTCTTCGGATATATCGACTCCAACAATCCGTCGGCCGACAACGCCACCAAAGGAGGCGATGTGATATTCGGCTCGGGAGCGTTCAACACTGTACCCGGCATGACTCTCTACGACCCGGCGACCGGGCTCTACGGAGGCATACAGAATCCGGAAGAGGAGAATGTGAGCAACTTCAATCCCTACAGGCGCCAGTGGTTCTATAAAGATGAATTCCCCACAAAGACACGCCGCACCGTGGCAAAACTTTTTGCCCGCATCCAGCCATTGAAAGGACTTGTGATACAAGGCTCTTACTCATATAATTACTGGACACGCCGCGAGGAGCACCATCTTACCGACCGCAATCTATATCGCTTTACAGCCGACGGGCCTGTGCTGATACGCGAAGGCGTAGTGCGCACATACATCCGCCGCCGCAACTACGCCAATACATTCCGTTCATCCGAGATTACAGCCCACTATACACTGACAAAAGGTAAGTTCGAAGGAACCATACTTCTTGGAGCGAGTCAGGAATACAATAAATACGAGAATGAGTCATTCCTCAAATATGACCTAATCGACGACTCAATGACCGCAATAGACGGCGGCACAACCAACGGCAATATCTCCGGAAATTATACCGAATGGGCCATGCGCTCATACTTCGGCCGCATCAACCTGTCGTGGGACGACAAATACATGCTTGAAGCGAATCTGCGCGCCGACGGTTCATCAAAGTTTGCACCGGGACACCGCTGGGGATATTTCCCCTCGGTATCGGCAGGATGGCGCATCTCTGAAGAATCATTCATGAAGGCGACACGCTCATGGCTCGACAATCTGAAGCTGAGAGCTTCCTACGGCTCGCTCGGCAACAACGCCACCACAAGCTACTACATGTATCAGTCGCTGTTTGCCTCGGCCAACTACATCCTCAACGGCAGTATCACAGGTGGCTTCGCCCAGTCTATCCTGTCAAATCAGAATCTTTCATGGGAAAAAACCTACATGACCAACTTCGGTATCGACTTCGGATTGTTCAACAACCGTCTGAACGGCTCATTCGACATATACGACAAGAATACCAAAGGGATACTTATCTCACTCCCGGCTCCCCTGGAGCATGGCACAAGCACCGTACCCAACCAGAATGCCGGCGAAGTAAACAACCGCGGACTTGAGTTTGACATAAACTGGAGCGACCGAATAGGCAACGTAGGCTACTCCGTTGGATTCAACATGGCATACGTAAGAAATAAGGTCACTAAATTCCAGGGCGACGTGCCCTCAATCAGCGGTGTATACAAGACCCAGGAGGGACGCCCTATCAACCAGCT containing:
- a CDS encoding SusC/RagA family TonB-linked outer membrane protein: MKGITFVCLSFVFCLLTGTTHIYASENLADSINASAAQTVSTTVRGTVTDATGEPIIGAIVKLSGASTGATDTDVSGQFTLSDVKYPSEIEVSYIGFNPVEMRLKEGTSRYTVVMHEIKSTLDEVVVVGYATQRKVNLTGSVSSISASTLADRPLTNATNALAGLASGLTVTNAGGNTPGYEAQTIRVRGQGTLNDAAPLVVVDGMTGIAISDVNPQDIENISILKDAASSAIYGSRAANGVILITTRQGMESRPSVTYSGNISFETVAKRLNLVTDYADFMEIQNAGLIANGQAPRFSQGKIDEWRNDAGRNPTIYPNTDWHDHIYRNPSVVQNHNVSLTGGSKRVRYNMSFGYVDNPGMIYHTDYSRYQLRTNLEVNVKPWLTIGTNLFGYIDSNNPSADNATKGGDVIFGSGAFNTVPGMTLYDPATGLYGGIQNPEEENVSNFNPYRRQWFYKDEFPTKTRRTVAKLFARIQPLKGLVIQGSYSYNYWTRREEHHLTDRNLYRFTADGPVLIREGVVRTYIRRRNYANTFRSSEITAHYTLTKGKFEGTILLGASQEYNKYENESFLKYDLIDDSMTAIDGGTTNGNISGNYTEWAMRSYFGRINLSWDDKYMLEANLRADGSSKFAPGHRWGYFPSVSAGWRISEESFMKATRSWLDNLKLRASYGSLGNNATTSYYMYQSLFASANYILNGSITGGFAQSILSNQNLSWEKTYMTNFGIDFGLFNNRLNGSFDIYDKNTKGILISLPAPLEHGTSTVPNQNAGEVNNRGLEFDINWSDRIGNVGYSVGFNMAYVRNKVTKFQGDVPSISGVYKTQEGRPINQLYVIKVDRIVRDQADLDYVQSLVDRNPDYFATFQRPELGDFLYADTNGDGSLDNNDRVEIGKGTLPTFTYGASLGLTWKDFDFSLLLQGVGNHQVYYNNQAFRFVTVMGQSLIKDITDNAWTLENPYNSKYPILRNNSNAKNNIASDAFVHNAAYLRCKNIQLGYTVPRNITKKVYISNLKIYASIDNLFTITKFPGLDPEVGADVGYPAVRQYSLGINLTF